A stretch of DNA from Macrotis lagotis isolate mMagLag1 chromosome X, bilby.v1.9.chrom.fasta, whole genome shotgun sequence:
TGGGGTCTGGAGTTTACCTTTCTGTGagccagtttcttcatctataaaatgtgagaaTTATATTACCTGCTTCATGTGACTGTTGTGAGAAACACCTTGGAAACTACATACATAAATATGCTGTTTGTTGTGACTATAGTAGTTGCAGAACTAGATGGCTCAGGAATGGGCCTTATCTACCTAGAAGCTAAAATGAACAAGTAGGTTTGGACCAGTGGACCTTAACCTCTGCTCTCAGAAAGCCGGGTGAGGTAAATTGATTGGAGCTCTAAGGTAAATTATGGAAAAGCCAGAACTCCCTGGGGCAAGATCTTTGGCCTACAGATGCCTCCTCCTTCAGGGAGTCCctagagggtgtgtgtgtgtgggggggggggaagaggggaacTTTGAACTTCCAGTGGCTAGCAGAAGGCTGGAGATACTGGGCAGATACACCTCAGCAATTGGGAGTGGCCTTTGAATCCCTCAAATTTTGTGTCATCCTTGGGAAGCAGGAATAGGCGGTGCTATAGTAAAGCATTTTCTCTAAacagaaagaaagtaaagagagTATTTCCTTTCTTTAGGCCTGCTCCTTGACCTCTTTCATGTCATGGGCACATATCTGGGTCCTTCTAGGACTCTCCTCTACAGCTTGCTTTAGTACTTCCTTTTGGCATAGTGAATTACTGGGACTACCTCGGTTCTTCCTTGAGAATTTTAGACAATACAGCTGATTGTAACTTGAGAGACTGGAAAATATCTTGGATACAACTATTAAAAAcattctttgtacttttctcAAAAGCCAGACAAAATCCCATTTCTAAGATCTACCTACACGAGATGTCTTAatgttcaacttttttttctttgaaaaaaatgagtgaCTACTGCCAAGAAAACagaatattatttctttcaatCCACAGGAGTCTGAGTGGACAACTTGTCCTTCCTTGGAACTAAAACCAAGTATTCTGAGTTCCAGATCCACAGCCTGGGAACGTCTGGTAACAATGGGAGGTTTCTTAACCATTCTTGGCTTTCTCTCTTGTAATCACTGCAATGCCCTACAACTCtcctttttctgttcatttctaaaatatctcaCCACAGTGAGAATTCCTCTGAAATCTATGAGTTACCTTTTACTTTCCATCCTGAACATTCTGTCTGGTTCCAGGAGGGCAATTTAAAACAGAACACAATTAATACTGAACAGATGAGGATAATTCCTTTTTCCAGCTAAAATGATTCAAAGACTTGAGGATAAAGtttgaggagagaaaggaggacaTGGGGAGGCAAAGAGTGGTAAGAAAGGAATTAGTGATTCCTAATGAACCCTGAGCTATTAAGGTTCTTATTTGGAATAAATCTTGTGGCTGAGATTTGCTCTCACCATAATCCTTCACTGTAGGATAGGCTGCCATGGAGCGCATGCTTTCAATTTGATGGGGAAAGCAATAAAAAAGGAGTGGTAACTCAAACAGAGAGTTAACAATTTATAAACCCCAGGACCACCTAACACTGAGAGTTTGGCTAAAGCCAAAAGAGAACAAGAGAGACTGTCTTCATCTTAGCTGAAGATGACAGAAACAGGAAATACAGGAAACTTGGGCCAGCTTAGCTTGCTGGTTCATCTCTGTTGGACTTGTGCCCCTTAATTGAAAAACTAACTGAGGTCTAGAAAGCATCAGAGACTGATATACTGAGTTGCTGTTTAAATTAGTTAGAGGAtgactgattgactgactgactgactgactgactgagcCACAATACAGTCAGTTTTCTCCCATCCTGCTTCCTGCACACTTTTCCATCACCAAGCCTTATTCCCCCTTGTTCATTTTGCACCTACCTGCAATCCCTTGTAGCAGCCCACAgacattaaaaatacttttcttcaTGATGCTCTGCACACACATGGTGAAGACAGATATTAATGCCACAATACAGAGAATAATGATCCCAAAGGCTAAGAAAATAGCAGTGGCCTGCCAGAAGCCACTGGCGATCTCGTTGAAGTTCTCAGCATAGGGACCACAGAGGGTGTCCCGATTGGAATGGTGTATATGGGAGATGCGGGTACAGCGAGAATAGATGCCCAAGGTTGGGTGATAAGGCTGATGAGAGCCCCTGGTCCTGTTATCTGTATCCACATTGCTGGAGGATTTGGGAGTGCCGATCAGCCAGTCTGCACTTATGAAAGCGATGAGTTCTGCAACAGCCACGACGATGCTCAGGAGAGTCCAGAGCATGGAGCGACAGGTGACAATAACATGACACATTTTGAGGACTGAGGTAGTGGAGAGCCAGAAATCCAAGGGTCACACGCAGCTACCCCCAACTACAAGAATGAAGGCAGAAAGACAGCAGGAGgagaaatctttttctttccaagCAGCTTTGCAGCCAGTCACCAAGGTCCAAGCAGAACTATGAAGAAGTGAGATGATTCAATCATTGACTTGGAGCATACTCagctcctcctttctttctcctcccctgaCAACTCCTGCTGGCTGCTCTGTTAGCATGCATACTGGCACATGTCGACGGACTGGGTGGTTAGTCTTCTGGGTGGGGAGGTCCCAAGCCCTGCCTCCTGCTTTGACATCACACACCtataggagagaaaggaggagggagggttTAGCCATGAGCACTCCCTGCCCCAGCCCCACCCCCTGCTCTGGTGAAAGCAAAACTTCTCATCTTGCCCAACAAGGTCTTAAAGTTAACATGTGAGAGTTTAAAACACGAGTTTGTCAAGTCCATAGAGCAAGAAAATTCCCAGGCTCCGTTGTCAGATGGTGACTCTTGTCCGCTGCCCCATGGTACCCGCCCCCTCCCACCCCAGCGAGCAGCTGTCAGAGTTTAGGAAAGGTACTTCTCCACTTTGTGAGAAGTCAAAGAGACCATTTACAGGCAGACAGTCATAGAATCACCCATGAGAGCAGGAGGGCCAGCTTCAGACCACTCTCCTTCCTCTCCAACTCACCCCAAACCATACAGGTAGTAAACATCaaagggttgggggggggagaggattAGAACCCATTTCCTCTGACCCCAAAATCagtttttcttctcactttataAACCTTCATGAAATACTAATTCCTTGTAACAATCCAGTTTATGTTTCCCTCACTTTTGGGTTTACCTTTACTGTAGATTAGTCTTCTAGAGGAGAGCCTCAACAGGTAGCATGACCTGAGAGAGCTGTCAAATTGGGTGCCTCCCACATAATCTAGAGGATATTATCAATTTAGCTTATGACAGTTTCATTGAAGCTCTTACCCACTGCTAAATATCCAGCATCTcatacaagaaaaacaaagtcataAAAACACTGGCCCTAGGGCACTGGAATTTATTTGGGCATGGTTTGGAGGAcaaacaatttcaaaggacttggGCATCCAACagtctccccctcttccccctatTTAAAGACAGGTGCTACATTGGATAGAAAACTGGACTTGGAGATGGGAAGATTTGAATTCTTATCTAGATTTGGACTCTTCCTAGCTGTAAGACACTGGGTAAATTATATAACcggtttacctcagtttccctgtttataaatgggaataaataaataaataaaagtatccCCCttttaggattgttgtgaggataaaatgagatattgaatactttgtaaatcttaaaacgcTACATAAACACTATTATTGTTAATTTTACAATTTGCAAGGCTCTTCATGGATACATTTTGGCTTCAAAGACTAAGAGCAGCCTGGCAAAGCTTTTCATATTCACTATGCTGAATGCAAGCAGCAGTCTCCAGCATCTGTTGCTAAGATCAATTATAAGAAACAGCATCTAATTAtccaatttttaattctttggaaataGAATCACTAGGAATAAGCAGGTTACTCAGGTACTGTGATGGGAAAGAGAAAATCATTACAATTTGCTGTGTTTGAGATTTAAtatgaaaggaaacaaattattcCTTCCATGAAGATGGACTGCATCATAGGACTAGGCTCACTGGTGATTATTTAGTATTTACCATAGAACGCCCACAgtgtatttttgccaaaaaattaAGTCACACTGACTCACAGGTCTTATAAGAGCTAATGACTCATCCCAGCTTTAGGAAACAATTTGAAATAGAGGCATCCCTTTCTAAGGACCATTAATTAAGGATTGCTATCATGGAGTCAACTTGTTGACAACAGAAACTTGTCTAAGGGTTGGAGCAGAATGAAAGTCTTGAATTGTTCCAATTCATTGCCATGTGCAAATGGTCATTCCTCTGCTTAGAGGGCTTTGGTTCACCACAGGTCCTGGGCTAAAACCTCCCATTGTTTCCTATTTCACAGAGAACTTAttctctgacccccccccccccccgaaatggCTTCATTATAAGAGGACTTTGCTCTAACAACCAAAGCCTCCAGTAGAGGTGACCTAGCTCTAAATAAGTGCCAAGAACTCAGATTGATGTGTCCATTCTTTTCCTTAGTTGGGACAGCAGCCCTTCTGCCTACCAGGGTCAAGATAAATTGAGTATGTTGCATCTGACCTATCAACACAAGGACCTTTTCTGAATGATTAGAGCTTATCAACTGAGGTCATATCAGTTCCATGGGAACCACAGAGACACCCAGAGCATGTGCAGGGTCCTTGCTGTGGGGGAGGCAAGCAGGGAAGAATAAATGCATTGGAATATCTGAGTTGGAAAAATGCAACTGCAAGCAATTCAACAAACAATCCAATAAGAATCAATGAAACACATATACAAGGCACCATGCTTGTCACTTGAATTTCAAAGAGGAATCTTAGAAAATTGGATCTGGAAATgatctcaaagatcatctagttcatttaatttttttaaaaatttagtttcaaCTCCTCATTTTATGTAGCAGGTTGGTATAGTAAGTAGTGGGGGTGATTTGGacttgggaagacttgagtttgtaTCCTGCTTCATGCTTAAAAGGTCTGGGTCCCCATATAAGTCAATCAGTCTCCTTGAATATGATTTTGCTCATCTAAAATAATTGGGGTAATCATAATACCCAACTAacagggtattttttttttgcaaggcagtggggttaagtgacttgcccatggtcacacagataggtaatttttaagtgtctgagactggatttgaactcaggtcctcctgactccagggcaggtgctctctATCCTAGCTGCCCTAACAGGTTTTTTGTGAATTATCATCAAACctatgtttgtaaagcactttgcaagtttaaaacattttatatatgtcaGTTATTAGTATTATACTTTTCCTCTgcaaattatttcctatttatcctgcataaagcttgctttgtatatattttgcatgttatttattctattaagctacaagctccttgagagcaggtcTTCTTTGGCCTCCAGCACTTAGTACATTGCCTTTAGTAGGTTTATCATAAATGGTTACTGATTTGAATTACTATTCTTGTTATTATTAGAGTAGCAAAATGAGgcttagagaaagaactgatgccAGAAGGTCAtagtttagagctggaagagacattaGGGATCATATTgttcaacccttttattttaaagatgggtaaactgaggcaagaaCTCAGATTTGCCAAAGAAAGTGATAGTGTGGAAGACCTAAGACTAAAAGTCCAGTTGTCTCACTACTAGTCCAGGTCCttaaaagaaatattctatttaattagcaagtatttattttattttactttcaactTCTCTCACTCTAGTGGGGTAGGTGTTAATATGTCTTGCCATGGGAAACAAATTCTCAAATTTGCCATATTCTAAAAGGCATGTCTTCTTCCAGGACCTTTTCTTTAATATCCTCCTTTCCATACTACATGCCATTTGTAAACCTTCATGCTGAAGTTCATGCTAAAGACTCTTCTCCACGTACTATCCAAGAAATGGGAGTACTGCTCAAATCACAATACATTCATAGCAGCCTGGGCTTGTCTGGGCATTATGCAAAGGTTGTCAAACATTCCATGGAATACCCAGAGCCCCAGTGTAATGGGAGGAAATCACATCTTTAGTTTCACTagcctctaactgaaatttaggatttccttcaattatttaaaaacattcttctaagAAGAGTTCTATCAGACTGCCAAAAGGGAAGAAgcagggaataaacatttatataatacctactaTCTATCAGGCTCTGTGTtaagcactttttacaaatattatctcagttgatccttagggcaaccctgggaggtagatattattattatttccattttgcagttaaggaaactgaggcaaacagaggttaaatgattagcCTAGGCTTACAGAGATATTGGTATCAAAGgatggatatgaactcaggtcttcctatggCTAGCAACTGCATCTGGTGCCTCCAAAGTCTGtgatacacacaaaaaaagtaaGAACCCCTGCCCTATAGTCTTTTGAGCTcaaatggatgaccttggcacaAGGAATGGATAAGCAATAGATACTCAGTGACAACAAAATAAGATGCTGCATGGTATAGTGTAAGAGATGGGATTGGGGTGATGAAGCCATGCCTACTTGGCCTTTCTTCTGGAACTGAATGTAGGAGGTTGTGGTGGGGGAAGTCATTGCATTTTAAATCTCTACTACAGTGTATGGAACATTCTTGGTCTGGGTAACTTCTCCCTTCGAATAAAAGCACATAATAAGGCTACCCCTAGAAAAGCCACAGGTTCCTGGGGGGAGTTATATGGATAATGAAAACTTTTTGTTTGGTAAGACCACTTGAGAAAAGATAGGAGGGCTATGAATATAATAGCAATTCCAAGGTAAGCATTGCAAGAGGGTCTTCTGATTTCATCTATGTGGTAAAAGGTAACATGGAAGACCTGGAGGATTTATACTTTACCAATTAGATCTTCAAAATCATGAGGGTGAAATGGAGATAGGGAGGGGGGATGATGTTGATAGGCCAGAAAAATGCAAGGCACTAAAACAGTTTTTCAATAAAGATAAAACCAACTTAGTCCTCTGATCTGCCTGCCCATCCTTAGTCTGGAAACTCTTTTCTTTAGATCTGAAAAGGGATCCCTCCATACTAATCACCCAATCTCTTACTGCtttagttccttcatctgtaaaatggcaataaaataacaacaacaacaacaataataataataatgttaatagcacctacttcccggGGTTGAATGAGATAATAAGATTTTGCAACCCTTaaactgctatataaatgctagctatgattGGTGGTGATTTTGATCCACTGATAAAGGTGGAGTTTGTATTCTGCTAGGAGGCTAAAGTTGATCTCAATGGAAATACTTTCTTTCAAAAGGCGGGGTTGCAATTAAGTTGCAACATCTTAACAGAAAGAGTAAGGGAATCTTGGCAGGGAGGGCTGGCCATGGCCGCTTCGTCTCCGCATCAGAAAAGGGATGATCAGATGTGTCATAAATACTTCCTTTTCTCAGAGCTGTGATGAAGAAAGTTCTCTGGCAACCTTCAAGTACTTTGGGCACGTAAATGattattactaatatttattGCAAAAGGTCAAACTCCAAATTCAACATAGAATAGAAAATACAATGTCCAAAGTTTCTATAGTTTGGGAAAAAATGATTCCTTGCTTTCTGTTTTTTGGCTAACTAACTCATGTATTTCTCCAGATTTCAATTCATTTGTATAACAGTTGGGCCTGAATGAGGGTGAgagatgatttttcatttttccttctttgtaaagagGAGCAATTCTGTGCACTAACAGCCACAACAGCAGCCTCGAGTTCTTACA
This window harbors:
- the LHFPL2 gene encoding LHFPL tetraspan subfamily member 2 protein, whose translation is MCHVIVTCRSMLWTLLSIVVAVAELIAFISADWLIGTPKSSSNVDTDNRTRGSHQPYHPTLGIYSRCTRISHIHHSNRDTLCGPYAENFNEIASGFWQATAIFLAFGIIILCIVALISVFTMCVQSIMKKSIFNVCGLLQGIAGLFLILGLILYPAGWGSQKAINYCGHYASAYKLGECSLGWAFYTAIGGTVLTFICAVFSAQAEIATSSDKVQEEIEEGKNLICLL